GCCGGCTTCAGCAAGTCGGCCAATATTCTTTGCATTTACGCCAACCTGCAAAGGCCCGAACGATGCGCAACACCTCGATCGACCTGCTGGACCCCACGCCCCGCGCCCTGGTGGCGATCGGCAGCGATTACCCCTACGGCCATCTGCTGCCGAGCCACCGCCATCGGCGCGCGCAATTGTTGTACGGCGCCACCGGGGTGATGCAGGTGAGTACCCGGGACGGCCGCTGGGTGGTGCCGCCACAGCGGGCGGTGTGGATTCCGCCGCAGGTGAATCATGAAGTGTTGATGCTGGGGGTCAGCACCCGCAGCCTGTACATCGAGCCGGAGGCGATGCCGGCGCTGGGCAGCGAGTGCCAGGTGATCAGCGTGTCGCCGCTGATGCGGCAGTTGTTGCTGGAGGCCGTGGACCTGCCGCTGGAGTACGACGAAAACGGACGCGACGGCGCGCTGGTCAGCCTGTTGCTGCATGAACTGACCCGCGCCAGCCACCTGCCCCTGCATGTGCCCCTGCCCGAATCACCTCCTCTGCTCGCCCTGTGCCAGGCGTTCCTGCAAGAGCCCAACGCACATCAGGCGCCAGTTGCCTGGGCGCAGCACCTTCATATCAGCCTGCGCACCTTCACCCGCCTGTTTCGCCAGCAGACCGGCATGAGCTTCGTCCAGTGGCGCCAGCGCGCTTGTGTGGTCAGGGCCTTGACCCGCCTGGCCGCCGGCGAGGCCGTGACGCGCATTGCCCTCGATCTCGGCTACGACAGCCCTGCCGCGTTCTCCACCATGTTCCGCCGGATCCTGGGGCAGGCGCCCACGGCCTACCTCGCCGCGGAACTCCCGGCACCAGGCAAAGCCTTGTCAC
This portion of the Pseudomonas sp. MRSN 12121 genome encodes:
- a CDS encoding helix-turn-helix domain-containing protein; the encoded protein is MRNTSIDLLDPTPRALVAIGSDYPYGHLLPSHRHRRAQLLYGATGVMQVSTRDGRWVVPPQRAVWIPPQVNHEVLMLGVSTRSLYIEPEAMPALGSECQVISVSPLMRQLLLEAVDLPLEYDENGRDGALVSLLLHELTRASHLPLHVPLPESPPLLALCQAFLQEPNAHQAPVAWAQHLHISLRTFTRLFRQQTGMSFVQWRQRACVVRALTRLAAGEAVTRIALDLGYDSPAAFSTMFRRILGQAPTAYLAAELPAPGKALSRRHSGDRQNEFDPRAKQLYK